The following coding sequences are from one Triticum aestivum cultivar Chinese Spring chromosome 5A, IWGSC CS RefSeq v2.1, whole genome shotgun sequence window:
- the LOC123105451 gene encoding protein argonaute MEL1 produces the protein MAYRGGGGRGAPAGGGRGATRWPPPRASSAPRPAATAPVVADNPNAAGPHQGAYQHGVVVRNPALAPYATVRAPSPAVTIRAPSPTPATIRATAPTPSPAPAPFQPARVSAPAPAPPTPAAVANELEHKIFNTETVLARPAAAAPFQPARVSAPAPAPPTPASVAKELEQKLFVTETALAPPAAAAAAAVAATQPEEEKAPDVDLAPVSKKGLAHPARPGAGTVGKKVMIRANHLLVNVADNNLFHYDVSINPESKSRAVNREVLSELIKLHGKTSLGGKLPAYDGRKSLYTAGSLPFESEEFSVTLVDPEKKDKEKAEREYKITIRIAGRTDLYHLQQFLKGRQRDMPQETIQVLDVVLRESPSWNYVTVSRSFFSTTFGHRGDIGEGLECWRGYYQSLRPTQMGLSLNIDISATSFFKPVTVVQFVLEFLNLRDASRPLTDRDRVKIKKALRGVRVETNHQEDQIRRYKITGITPVPMSQLIFPIDERGTRMSVVQYFMQRYNYNLQYTSWPCLQSGSDARPVYLPMEACKIVEGQRYSKKLNDKQVTNILRATCQRPQQREQSIREMVLHNKYAEDKFAQEFGINVCSDLVSVPARVLPPPMLRFHDSGKEKTCAPSVGQWNMINKKMINGGIIDNWACVSFSRMRPEEVHRFCCDLIQMCNMTGMVGRPPSIEKAFTRFGVPSVKNIPTIIFGADVTHPPPGEDSASSIAAVVASMDWPEITKYSGLVSAQPHRQEIIEDLFSVTKVPQRGNVNGGMIRELLIAFRRKTGRRPERILFFRDGVSEGQFSHVLLHEMDAIRKACASLEEGYQPEVNFVPVEKKHYTRLLSEDHGRHDMTDKSGNKLPGLVTAHENNGQHRPINIFIDCPAGRLVVQVPLSSTCYSLKTAIEKKLNVSINSCSLYLVRKPINYGKTLSYYGLRDESVLRMEAKLLGGASIGVPQTVAQTFSDQNLKEYSADSTKFFRNELVRDKDWPGRKKLIRVFNKKGNILGLSVLDQLKKAIKEKKSWDGQLKKKDFRVVDGRAVIIKKPIYNIDAVNFPKDCKKIRKILKKIFQTEISGADAPFLQWNPFLRDLLEVLELATFSDLYWLVPFIKTNFAFKTPIQRENASYNIVRYYEGLNWQDKANFEAIVDGVTVPPDWRSCKVQTHYFFRKTIQYAFQKFGCTYSLSSFGCFKFQRNHATHAKVSPFHLSDHEITMFLRSFVAEVIRGLLKKRVPIKKALQ, from the exons atGGCCTACCGCGGAGGCGGAGGCCGGGGCGCGCCGGCGGGAGGAGGGCGTGGGGCCacgcgctggccgcctccgcgcgCGTCTTCAGCGCCTCGCCCCGCCGCGACGGCGCCCGTGGTGGCCGACAACCCCAACGCCGCGGGGCCGCACCAGGGCGCCTACCAGCACGGCGTCGTCGTCCGCAACCCCGCGCTGGCACCCTACGCCACCGTCCGCGCGCCTTCGCCCGCGGTCACCATCCGCGCGCCCTCGCCCACGCCGGCCACCATCCGCGCTACTGCTCCGACGCCCTCGCCGGCCCCGGCCCCGTTCCAGCCGGCCCGCGTCTCCGCCCCCGCTCCCGCTCCGCCGACCCCCGCGGCCGTCGCCAACGAGCTGGAGCACAAGATCTTCAACACCGAGACCGTGCTGGCGcgtcccgccgccgcggccccgttCCAGCCGGCCCGCGTCTCCGCCCCCGCTCCCGCTCCGCCGACCCCCGCGTCCGTCGCCAAGGAGCTCGAGCAGAAGCTCTTCGTCACGGAGACCGCgctggcgccgcccgccgccgcggccgcggcggcggtcgCGGCGACGCAGCCCGAGGAGGAGAAGGCCCCCGACGTGGACCTCGCGCCGGTGTCCAAGAAGGGGCTCGCCCACCCCGCTCGGCCCGGCGCCGGCACCGTGGGCAAGAAGGTGATGATCCGCGCCAACCACTTGCTCGTCAACGTCGCCGACAACAACCTCTTCCACTACGAT GTCTCCATTAACCCGGAGTCAAAATCAAGGGCTGTGAACAGGGAGGTACTCAGTGAGCTAATCAAGTTGCACGGCAAGACATCCCTTGGGGGCAAATTGCCTGCCTACGATGGAAGAAAGAGTCTTTACACTGCAGGCTCACTCCCTTTTGAGTCTGAGGAGTTTTCTGTTACACTGGTTGATCCCGAAAAGAAAGACAAAGAAAA GGCTGAAAGGGAGTACAAGATCACCATTCGGATTGCTGGGAGGACAGACCTGTACCACCTCCAGCAGTTCCTCAAAGGAAGACAGAGGGATATGCCTCAAGAAACCATCCAAGTTCTTGATGTTGTCCTCAGGGAGTCACCATCCTGGAA CTATGTCACAgtgtccagatccttcttctccaccacctTTGGTCACAGAGGAGACATTGGTGAAGGATTAGAGTGCTGGAGAGGTTACTACCAGAGCTTACGTCCAACCCAGATGGGGCTGTCACTCAATATAG ACATATCTGCGACATCCTTCTTCAAGCCTGTGACAGTGGTCCAGTTTGTGCTAGAGTTCCTCAACTTACGTGATGCCTCGCGGCCTCTGACAGACAGGGACCGTGTTAAG ATAAAGAAAGCACTCCGTGGGGTGCGTGTCGAAACAAACCACCAGGAAGACCAAATCCGAAGATACAAGATAACAGGGATTACTCCTGTTCCCATGAGCCAGCTCAT ATTTCCTATTGATGAGAGAGGAACAAGAATGTCAGTTGTTCAGTACTTCATGCAAAGATACAACTACAATCTGCAGTATACTTCTTGGCCCTGCTTGCAGTCCGGAAGTGACGCTCGGCCTGTGTATCTGCCTATGGAG GCGTGCAAGATTGTTGAAGGGCAAAGGTACTCTAAGAAACTGAATGACAAGCAGGTCACCAACATACTTAGAGCTACCTGTCAACGTCCCCAGCAGAGGGAGCAAAGCATTCGTGAG ATGGTTCTGCACAACAAGTATGCTGAGGACAAGTTTGCTCAGGAGTTCGGGATCAATGTCTGCAGTGACCTGGTCTCTGTTCCAGCCCGTGTGCTGCCTCCCCCCATG TTGAGATTTCATGATTCTGGAAAGGAGAAAACTTGTGCGCCAAGTGTTGGACAGTGGAACATGATTAACAAG AAAATGATCAATGGAGGAATCATAGACAACTGGGCCTGTGTGAGTTTTTCACGCATGCGTCCTGAGGAGGTACACAGGTTCTGTTGTGATCTGATTCAGATGTGCAATATGACTGGAATG GTTGGGCGGCCACCTTCCATTGAGAAGGCCTTTACTAGATTTGGTGTTCCGTCTGTGAAAAATATCCCAACAATCATCTTTGGTGCTGATGTTACACACCCCCCACCTGGAGAGGACTCTGCATCATCAATTGCTGCG GTGGTGGCATCAATGGACTGGCCAGAGATCACCAAGTACAGTGGTCTTGTCTCTGCTCAACCACACAGGCAGGAGATAATCGAAGACCTCTTCAGTGTCACCAAAGTTCCGCAGAGGGGTAATGTCAATGGTGGCATGATCAG GGAGTTACTGATTGCCTTCCGCAGGAAGACAGGCCGGAGGCCTGAGAGGATACTCTTCTTCAG GGATGGTGTAAGTGAAGGCCAATTCAGCCATGTTCTGCTTCATGAAATGGACGCAATCAGGAAG gcCTGTGCCTCATTGGAGGAGGGTTATCAACCTGAGGTCAATTTTGTTCCTGTTGAGAAGAAACATTACACCAGGCTACTCTCTGAGGatcatgggaggcatgatatgacTGACAAAAGTGGAAACAAACTTCCTG GTCTTGTCACGGCTCATGAAAATAATGGGCAGCACAGACCCATCAATATATTTATTGACTGTCCAGCCGGTAGATTAGTAGTACAGGTCCCTTTAAGCAGTACGTGCTATTCACTGAAGACTGCTATTGAAAAGAAACTGAATGTTTCAATCAATAGTTGTTCATTGTATCTTGTAAGAAAGCCTATTAACTATGGAAAGACCCTATCTTACTATGGCTTACGGGATGAGTCTGTGCTTAGGATGGAGGCAAAATTGCTAGGCGGTGCTTCTATTGG GGTTCCTCAAACGGTTGCTCAAACTTTCTCAGACCAAAACTTAAAAGAATACAGTGCTGATAGCACCAAGTTCTTTCGAAATGAGCTTGTTCGAGATAAAGATTGGCCTGGGAGAAAGAAACTTATTAGAGTATTCAACAAGAAGGGCAATATTCTTGGTCTTAGTGTATTAGATCAACTGAAGAAAGCAattaaagaaaaaaaatcatgggaTGGTCAACTAAAAAAGAAAGATTTTAGGGTAGTTGATGGGCGGGCCGTGATAATTAAAAAGCCTATTTATAATATTGATGCCGTGAATTTTCCCAAGGATTGCAAAAAGATACGGAAAATTCTAAAGAAAATCTTTCAAACAGAAATCAGTGGGGCCGACGCACCTTTTCTGCAGTGGAATCCTTTCCTCAGAGACTTGCTAGAAGTGTTAGAATTGGCAACATTCAGCGACCTTTACTGGCTAGTACCATTTATCAAGACGAATTTTGCGTTTAAGACGCCAATCCAACGCG AAAATGCGTCTTATAACATTGTAAGATATTATGAAGGTTTGAACTGGCAAGACAAGGCGAATTTCGAAGCAATTGTTGACGGGGTCACTGTTCCGCCTGACTGGCGGTCATGCAAAGTGCAAACACATTACTTCTTTAGAAAAACAATACAATATGCTTTCCAGAAGTTTGGGTGCACGTACTCTTTGTCTTCTTTCGGATGCTTTAAATTTCAAAGAAATCATGCGACTCATGCGAAAGTG TCTCCATTTCACTTGAGTGACCACGAGATTACTATGTTCTTAAGAAGTTTTGTTGCGGAGGTTATTCGGGGGCTCTTGAAGAAGCGTGTCCCGATCAAGAAGGCCTTGCAGTAA